A segment of the Bacillus pseudomycoides genome:
AATGCTATTGATGAAAAAGGAAGTATTATTATGTGGAATCGGGAATGTGAATTAGTGACTGGATATAGTGCAGATGAAATTATTAATAATCCTACAGCAATAGAATTGCTACACCCTGATAAAGCTTATAGAGATCAGTTATGTAACGATTTATTAAAAAATGGAAATGATTTTAGGGATTGGGAAGTGAACATAACTTGTAAAAATGGTGAGATAAAAACTATCATGTGGTCAAATATATTACAGAGTATTCCTATTTTAGGATGGAGTATTGGAGCAATTGGGATTGATATAACCAACCGTAAGAGAATGGAAGAAAACCTTAAACAAACATCGGCTGAACTGGAATTAATTTTTAAAGCAATTCCTGATTTATACTTTTTGTCAGACCTTGATGGAACCATTAGGAAGTGTAAAACTAATTCTATATCTAAATTTTATGTTCAAATCGAAGAATTTATAGGGAAAAAAATTCAAGAGGTGTTACCTGTTTCTATAACAAAGCAATTTGAGAAAGCTATTAATCAAATACAAATTTCAGCTGTCCCTGTTTTAATAGATTATCCTCTACAAATAGATGATGAAATTTATTATTTTGAAGCGAGACTTTTACCGCTTTTTAAGGATAAGATTATGATTATTGTACGTGATATTACAGAACGTAAAAAAACAACGGAATTATTAAAAAAATCAGATACCCTTAAAGCAGTAGGGCAATTGGCAGCTGGGATTGCTCATGAAGTTCGTAACCCTTTAACAGTAATTAAAGGGTTCATGCAATTATTACAACAAGAAGTAGGAGAAGACAAGGAATATTTTAGGCTAATGTTTTCTGAAATCAGAGGTATTGAAACAATTCTTCAAGAATTTTTATCTATTGCAAAACCGAACGTTGTAGTATTTGAACCTAAAAATCTTTGTACTATATTAGATAACGTGGTTGCTTTAATAAGTACGCAAGCAATTATGAAGAATATGCGTATTACATTAAACATGGATTTTGAAAATTTATTGGTTGAATGCTGCGAAATTCAATTAAAACAAGTTTTTTTAAATATTTTACAAAATTCTATTGAAGCTATACAGAATGGTCAAGAAATCACCATTAACGTGAAAAAACATAATAGTACCGAGGTTATGATTTGTATTTCAGATAAAGGAGTAGGTATTCCACCAGAAAGAATTAAAATGCTAGGGGAACCTTTCTATAGTACAAAAGAAAAGGGAACGGGTGTTGGGCT
Coding sequences within it:
- a CDS encoding PAS domain-containing sensor histidine kinase, yielding MRYTLKDLININEFKNITEQFYNLTKVPYCLLDNNQNVIFSKGEPFFYNQKSKLFKETHIPIIIEQEHIGTFVIGTSINKEVIVDSRITHFKCIVSLIEEMATQQLHLKNFHEKNSQIKTVTQHDENHLCSILQNMPIMINAIDEKGSIIMWNRECELVTGYSADEIINNPTAIELLHPDKAYRDQLCNDLLKNGNDFRDWEVNITCKNGEIKTIMWSNILQSIPILGWSIGAIGIDITNRKRMEENLKQTSAELELIFKAIPDLYFLSDLDGTIRKCKTNSISKFYVQIEEFIGKKIQEVLPVSITKQFEKAINQIQISAVPVLIDYPLQIDDEIYYFEARLLPLFKDKIMIIVRDITERKKTTELLKKSDTLKAVGQLAAGIAHEVRNPLTVIKGFMQLLQQEVGEDKEYFRLMFSEIRGIETILQEFLSIAKPNVVVFEPKNLCTILDNVVALISTQAIMKNMRITLNMDFENLLVECCEIQLKQVFLNILQNSIEAIQNGQEITINVKKHNSTEVMICISDKGVGIPPERIKMLGEPFYSTKEKGTGVGLMISYQIIESHGGKINIRSQVGKGTTVTVFLPICNNTVVDFS